The proteins below are encoded in one region of Maribacter aestuarii:
- a CDS encoding stage II sporulation protein M → MREAAFVKQNKDKWSTFESALANKTNIAPNVLSDLYIEITDHLSYAKTFYPKSNTEFYLNSLASQAHQKIYRTRREPKNRIISFWKTEFPTMFAQHHRELLIAFLVFSFFSFVGAFSAANEGDFVRSILGDGYVNMTLENIEKGDPMAVYKQMGEFNMFLGITINNIRVALMAFAFGIMFGVGTLMVMLQNGIMLGSFQYFFYDQGLLWESVRTIWIHGTIEISVIIIAGCAGLVMANGMLFPGTYTRLESFKRGVKNGLKIMVSTVPFFIVAGFLEGFVTRHTEMPDWLAILIISGSLALILFYYVIYPNQLNKKLKLHEDRLY, encoded by the coding sequence ATGCGCGAAGCCGCTTTTGTGAAGCAAAATAAGGACAAATGGTCTACTTTTGAAAGCGCTTTGGCTAACAAAACGAATATTGCTCCAAATGTATTGTCCGACCTGTACATTGAAATTACAGATCATTTAAGCTACGCCAAGACCTTTTATCCAAAAAGCAATACGGAATTCTATTTAAACTCTCTAGCCTCACAGGCGCATCAAAAAATTTATAGGACCAGAAGGGAGCCCAAAAACCGAATTATTAGTTTTTGGAAGACGGAATTTCCTACCATGTTCGCCCAACATCACCGTGAGCTTTTGATAGCCTTTCTTGTGTTTTCATTTTTTAGTTTCGTCGGGGCGTTTTCCGCGGCCAATGAGGGCGATTTTGTACGGTCAATTTTGGGAGATGGCTACGTGAACATGACATTGGAAAATATAGAAAAAGGTGACCCCATGGCAGTATACAAACAAATGGGTGAATTTAATATGTTTTTAGGTATTACCATAAACAATATCCGTGTTGCCCTTATGGCGTTTGCCTTTGGGATTATGTTCGGTGTCGGCACGTTAATGGTCATGCTGCAGAACGGAATAATGCTGGGCAGTTTTCAGTACTTCTTTTACGACCAAGGATTGTTATGGGAATCTGTTCGGACTATCTGGATTCATGGCACTATCGAGATTTCCGTCATCATCATTGCCGGATGCGCAGGTTTGGTCATGGCCAATGGTATGTTGTTCCCTGGAACGTACACCAGATTGGAATCGTTTAAAAGAGGCGTTAAGAACGGGTTGAAAATAATGGTGAGTACCGTGCCCTTTTTTATTGTTGCCGGATTTCTAGAAGGTTTTGTTACCCGACATACTGAAATGCCGGACTGGCTGGCCATTCTGATTATTTCAGGTTCCTTGGCACTAATTTTATTTTATTACGTAATTTATCCAAATCAATTAAACAAGAAACTAAAATTACATGAAGACCGATTATATTGA
- a CDS encoding DUF4129 domain-containing protein encodes MLYRLKFLLIFSLFCKTMVAQNDTISVKLDTASLIQKTIDERELETFRENPDFNYEVAKNSAPEWWIAFKNWLSNLIIQFFEWLFGVEQAVGAFNTFLKVLPYLLLLILVFILIKFFINVNARAVSFNKKNQALVTLSEEEHIIKNEDVQKLIQQALEEKNYRLAIRYYYLYILRLLNEKELISWELQKTNADYNRELEKTVLNKPFAQITRLYEYIWYGDFPIDESTYRKAEINFSSLKVAVQNG; translated from the coding sequence ATGCTATATCGGTTAAAGTTTTTATTAATTTTTAGTCTTTTCTGTAAGACGATGGTCGCTCAAAATGATACCATTAGCGTAAAACTTGATACCGCATCCCTTATCCAAAAAACAATTGATGAACGGGAGCTGGAAACGTTTAGGGAAAATCCGGACTTCAATTATGAAGTCGCCAAAAATTCCGCTCCAGAGTGGTGGATAGCCTTCAAAAATTGGCTGTCCAATCTAATAATTCAATTTTTTGAATGGCTTTTTGGTGTAGAACAGGCCGTTGGTGCTTTCAATACATTTTTAAAAGTTTTGCCCTATTTGTTACTACTGATTCTCGTTTTTATCCTAATCAAATTTTTCATCAACGTAAATGCTAGGGCAGTGAGCTTCAATAAGAAGAACCAAGCACTGGTTACACTTTCTGAAGAGGAACACATAATCAAAAATGAGGATGTCCAAAAATTGATTCAACAAGCTTTGGAAGAGAAAAACTACCGTCTGGCCATAAGGTATTATTACCTGTACATTTTAAGGCTGTTGAACGAAAAGGAGCTTATTAGTTGGGAATTGCAGAAAACCAATGCCGATTACAACAGGGAGCTGGAGAAAACAGTCCTGAATAAACCCTTCGCCCAAATTACCCGATTGTACGAATATATATGGTACGGCGATTTTCCTATCGATGAAAGCACTTATCGGAAAGCGGAAATCAATTTTTCATCCTTAAAAGTAGCGGTACAAAATGGGTAA
- a CDS encoding DUF4350 domain-containing protein encodes MGKKAAIYIVIALITVGALMLLQYNKPKEINWYESYVSTHKIPYGTYVFNQIIPKLFGDKAQQVNIPPFEYLQKNKGLEGTYFFVNNTIIFNKAELESLLEWTSQGNTLFIASKTFEEQLLDTLNLDLGSIYGGFEVGQSQNHNLLNPNLVHADSVIFNKATYTPYFNKIDTLKTVVLGKVVTELSNKEEIDKSNINIITQPFGKGKVILSTFPEAFTNYFILKDSNKDYTTGILSYLDDSKNIYIDNHYKSGKSFYTSPMYLFLNTKELKWAYYTALIGVLIYIVFEGKRKQRAVPVVVPLQNQTLAFTRTISDMYFEKGDQKSIVEHKINYFLDGLRSEFYLGNIVKEDDFYTHLAARSGQSFESVKSLFNYMEQLRNKEQVTDSELIKLNTLIQKFKAKADGK; translated from the coding sequence ATGGGTAAAAAGGCAGCCATCTATATCGTCATAGCCTTAATCACTGTGGGAGCTTTAATGTTACTTCAATACAACAAGCCCAAAGAAATCAACTGGTACGAATCTTACGTGTCCACACATAAAATTCCGTATGGTACTTACGTCTTTAATCAAATCATCCCCAAACTGTTTGGAGATAAGGCACAGCAAGTAAACATACCCCCGTTCGAATACTTACAGAAAAACAAAGGCTTAGAGGGAACGTACTTTTTTGTGAACAATACCATTATCTTCAATAAGGCCGAATTGGAATCACTTTTGGAATGGACCTCCCAAGGAAATACCTTATTCATAGCCTCAAAAACCTTCGAAGAGCAGTTATTGGACACCCTTAACCTTGATCTTGGTAGTATTTATGGGGGGTTTGAAGTAGGTCAAAGCCAAAACCACAATCTGTTAAATCCGAATTTAGTGCATGCGGATAGCGTAATTTTTAATAAAGCTACCTATACACCCTATTTCAATAAAATTGATACTCTAAAGACCGTTGTGCTAGGAAAGGTAGTCACTGAACTTTCTAACAAGGAAGAAATTGATAAATCAAACATTAACATCATTACACAACCCTTTGGAAAAGGAAAAGTCATCCTTTCCACTTTTCCGGAAGCTTTTACCAATTATTTTATTCTCAAAGACAGCAATAAAGATTATACGACAGGCATTCTCTCCTATTTGGATGATTCCAAGAATATTTATATCGACAATCATTATAAAAGTGGTAAATCTTTTTATACCTCGCCAATGTATCTATTCCTGAACACGAAGGAACTAAAATGGGCCTATTATACCGCTTTAATCGGAGTCCTAATCTACATCGTTTTTGAGGGCAAGCGCAAGCAAAGAGCCGTTCCGGTAGTTGTTCCTTTGCAAAATCAGACCCTTGCCTTTACACGGACCATTTCGGATATGTATTTTGAAAAGGGCGACCAAAAATCGATAGTGGAGCATAAAATCAACTACTTTTTAGATGGGTTGCGTTCGGAATTCTATTTAGGAAATATCGTAAAGGAAGATGACTTTTATACCCACTTAGCGGCTAGAAGTGGGCAATCTTTTGAGTCCGTTAAATCGCTCTTTAATTACATGGAGCAATTGCGTAATAAAGAACAAGTGACCGATAGTGAACTCATAAAACTGAATACCCTAATACAAAAATTTAAAGCCAAAGCTGATGGAAAATAA